A genomic window from Anthonomus grandis grandis chromosome 2, icAntGran1.3, whole genome shotgun sequence includes:
- the LOC126748246 gene encoding loricrin-like: MRYFIVFSVLIFAIVWVSTYGAPQSSGGSGQGQLGGQGSFGFGLSGSASGSASASGFGGAGSSKSNSDSSGGSSLVKRDLANHAPIAHHLHTASCFGGRGGGGGGGPPPPPPTNSTSSSG; the protein is encoded by the exons ATGAggtattttatcgtttttagTGTCCTGATATTCGCCATTGTTTGG gTTTCGACCTATGGGGCACCCCAAAGTTCAGGAGGTTCCGGCCAGGGCCAACTCGGGGGACAGGGAAGTTTTGGATTTGGTCTAAGCGGTAGTG CTTCTGGATCGGCCAGCGCCTCAGGCTTCGGAGGTGCAGGCTCGTCAAAATCAAACTCCGACTCTAGCGGCGGCAGTAGCTTAGTCAAGAGAGACTTGGCGAACCACGCCCCTATTGCCCACCACCTCCACACCGCCTCCTGTTTCGGAGGTCGAGGAGGCGGTGGCGGCGGCGGACCTCCCCCACCACCAC caaCCAACAGCACCTCTTCATCCGGCTAA